A region of Halorhabdus rudnickae DNA encodes the following proteins:
- a CDS encoding DUF7113 family protein — MLLIRARAGGTELTGTLYERGETAPSYEGAADVQAPYVWVCDAFYEVESGGTVQRIDDRDVNVAFESPTPRGFETRERAIEAAQEHLRTQFGRVGVSASAVEIERETIDGDVRSDDERNDA; from the coding sequence ATGTTGCTCATCCGCGCTCGAGCAGGTGGCACGGAACTGACTGGGACGCTGTACGAACGCGGTGAGACGGCACCGAGTTACGAGGGTGCCGCGGATGTCCAAGCGCCGTACGTCTGGGTCTGTGACGCCTTCTACGAGGTCGAGAGTGGTGGGACTGTCCAGCGGATCGACGACCGCGACGTCAACGTCGCCTTCGAGTCACCCACGCCTCGTGGATTCGAAACGCGCGAGCGCGCAATCGAGGCGGCCCAGGAACACCTCCGAACCCAGTTCGGTCGCGTCGGCGTGTCCGCATCGGCGGTCGAGATCGAACGCGAAACGATCGATGGTGACGTTCGGAGTGACGACGAAAGGAACGACGCTTGA
- the nagA gene encoding N-acetylglucosamine-6-phosphate deacetylase has product MVDNSLKLFAGTACTPEYAYENAIIDIVGSEIKDVSEACSSNDADVVVSDGIAVPGFVDLHTHGYGGHYTTTDDPESFHGLTDAITQHGVTTVYPTTMSASQETLLETAHAFASASESGFDGAKLEGLHLEGPYFPPGDQQGAQDPEVFREPSISELTALKDASGNRISRLTLAPELDGAFPVIDWAREHGIVVSAGHTGGTYDRTVQAFDRGISLVTHLYNGMKQLHHRNPGPLGASLAEPAVGVELIADLRHVHPAAIELAFRAKDEDALVLVTDSIPQTGLPDGEYSLGGKPIVVEDGQSRLKSTNRLAGSTLTMDTAVRNLVDEVGLSFEIAVRAASTNPATQMGLSRRGRLKPGYAADITVLDSEYSPVLTIVDGDVVYRASSRK; this is encoded by the coding sequence ATGGTCGATAATTCACTCAAACTGTTTGCAGGCACGGCTTGTACACCCGAGTATGCATACGAGAATGCAATTATTGACATTGTTGGTTCCGAAATCAAAGACGTCTCTGAGGCGTGTTCTTCGAATGATGCCGACGTCGTCGTTTCCGACGGCATTGCTGTCCCCGGGTTCGTCGACCTTCACACTCACGGGTACGGCGGCCACTACACGACGACGGACGATCCCGAGTCGTTCCATGGCCTCACAGACGCGATCACCCAACACGGTGTGACAACGGTCTATCCGACGACAATGTCCGCTTCTCAGGAGACGCTTCTGGAGACTGCCCACGCCTTCGCGTCCGCGTCCGAGAGTGGGTTCGACGGGGCCAAACTCGAGGGATTGCATCTCGAAGGTCCGTACTTTCCGCCGGGTGACCAACAAGGTGCCCAGGATCCGGAGGTGTTTCGCGAGCCCAGCATTTCGGAACTCACTGCGTTGAAGGACGCTTCGGGGAACCGCATTTCCCGGCTCACGCTTGCCCCGGAGTTAGACGGGGCGTTTCCAGTCATCGACTGGGCGCGCGAGCACGGAATCGTCGTTTCAGCGGGACATACCGGTGGCACGTACGACCGGACAGTGCAGGCCTTCGACCGTGGTATCTCGCTGGTCACTCATCTATACAACGGGATGAAGCAACTCCATCACCGCAATCCTGGTCCTCTTGGAGCATCCCTTGCTGAACCGGCGGTCGGTGTCGAATTGATCGCTGATCTCCGGCACGTACACCCTGCCGCCATCGAACTTGCATTTCGTGCCAAAGACGAGGATGCACTGGTCCTCGTGACTGATTCGATCCCACAGACAGGGCTACCTGACGGCGAGTACTCCCTTGGTGGCAAACCGATCGTCGTCGAAGACGGACAAAGTAGGCTGAAATCGACCAACCGTCTCGCTGGAAGTACACTGACTATGGACACGGCTGTACGCAATCTCGTTGACGAAGTGGGTCTCTCCTTTGAGATCGCCGTTCGTGCCGCCTCGACGAATCCCGCCACGCAGATGGGACTGTCCCGGCGTGGCCGACTGAAACCTGGGTACGCTGCCGATATTACGGTCCTCGATTCCGAGTACTCTCCTGTGTTGACTATTGTCGACGGTGATGTCGTCTATCGAGCATCCTCGCGTAAGTGA
- a CDS encoding SIS domain-containing protein: MPGSQSHSEIREGCTVIEKMVEDREPLAGLSDRIDQVDSVYFVGCGSSYWTGVIGQYLLFDVGIDARVEFASEFASAHFPVDDQTLVVGLSQSGETTETVQAIELAATRGAQTAAITNSADSTLDRITDVSYVIPAGTEEAIMATKSVDGAVTAMYLIADRLSSTSHDLSTAAKESRKALDVDISAAVDLLETADRLYTLGSGSYYGLAGEAATKFAESTLQHATPLPTLEIGHGPIANVNGDLALLFAMGDVEPTIHQHMIENLHEAGAETLVIHPAEESYRATASIPLATSSTVLKPLKITQRLAYNGAMSLGYDPDNPPQLSKHVEISAFDSLQ; encoded by the coding sequence ATGCCGGGTTCACAGTCACATTCAGAGATCAGAGAGGGATGTACCGTTATCGAAAAAATGGTCGAGGATAGGGAACCACTCGCTGGTCTCTCGGATCGCATCGACCAGGTTGATAGCGTGTACTTCGTCGGCTGCGGTTCGTCGTACTGGACCGGAGTTATCGGACAATACCTCTTGTTCGACGTTGGCATCGACGCGCGCGTCGAGTTTGCATCCGAATTCGCGTCTGCACACTTCCCGGTCGACGATCAGACATTGGTCGTTGGCCTATCCCAGTCCGGTGAGACAACCGAAACTGTACAAGCTATCGAACTTGCAGCCACACGCGGCGCTCAGACGGCTGCCATTACGAACAGTGCTGATTCGACATTGGACCGAATCACCGACGTCTCGTACGTGATTCCCGCGGGTACGGAAGAGGCTATTATGGCAACGAAGTCAGTTGACGGTGCAGTTACCGCGATGTACCTGATTGCAGACCGGCTCAGCTCGACCTCCCACGACCTCTCTACGGCGGCCAAAGAGTCCCGGAAGGCTCTCGATGTCGACATCTCGGCAGCCGTCGACCTTCTCGAAACAGCTGACCGATTGTATACTCTCGGATCTGGTAGCTACTATGGGTTGGCTGGCGAAGCAGCAACGAAGTTTGCAGAGTCGACGCTTCAACACGCGACGCCGTTACCGACTCTTGAGATCGGACACGGGCCGATAGCCAACGTGAATGGTGACTTGGCCTTGCTGTTTGCAATGGGTGACGTTGAGCCGACAATCCACCAGCACATGATCGAGAACTTACATGAGGCAGGTGCGGAAACACTCGTCATTCATCCGGCCGAGGAGTCATATCGAGCAACGGCTTCAATCCCGCTTGCAACATCGTCGACTGTCCTCAAGCCGCTGAAGATCACCCAGCGGCTCGCATACAACGGTGCGATGTCGCTCGGATACGATCCGGACAATCCACCCCAGCTGTCGAAGCACGTAGAAATATCTGCATTCGACTCGCTCCAGTAG